DNA from Streptococcus parasuis:
CCGTACTATCGTAGTGAGTGTTTCACAAACCTCTTCTATCGTTTGATCATACACTTGGGCAGCAGCTAAATTAAAGTGACCGCCTCCGCCCATTTCTTCCATAATCCGTTGAACATTGACTTTGCTGTGACTTCTCGCAGAAATTGCCACATATCCTTTGATATTTTTTGTGAGTACAAATACTGCTTCAATCCCTGCCATATCTAAAATAGTATTGGCTGCTTTACTTGGGATTATATTGTCATAGTCTTTCGTCTCATCAGCACAAACAATAACCACATGTGGTTCAACTTTTTGCCCTCGTAAAATTAACTCATTAATCTGACGATATTCTTCAAAGTCTGTCGCAGAAATTTGTTGAATTTCCAAACTATCACTGCCACGTGTACGTAAATAACTAGCTACGTCAAATGTACGACTGGTCACGCGTGACGTGAAATTCTTGGTATCCAGCATAATACCCGCCATCAAAAGGCTTGATTGAAGTCTATTTAACTTATGGTGTTTATCATTCTGGAACTGAATGAGCTCCGTTACCAACTCACTTGCAGAGCTTGCTCCACTTTCGATATAGGTCAGAATCGCATTATCTGGAAAATCCGTATCCCTACGATGGTGATCCACAACAACCACTTGATTAAACTTCTCAAATAGTTTTTGTGACAAGGTCAATCCAATTTTAGAATGGTCTACCATAATGAGTAAGGACTCATAAGTGACTAATTTTAGTGCTTCATCAATCGTGAATAAATTAGAGCAATTTTCTTCCGACAATTTCTTCACAGCACGTTCAATATCTGGTGCCATTTCATCTGGATTATACACGGTATAGGCATTATTCATAATATTTTGTGCAAAATATTGCATCCCTACTGCTGATCCGAGTGCATCCATGTCTAAATTACGATGTCCTACAACAAAAACGGCATCAACTGATTTCAGTTTGTCGGATACAGCCGTCATCATGGCCCGTGTCCGTGTTCGTGTTCGTTTGACTGACGAAGCTGAACCGCCTCCAAAGAACAGCGGCTGCTTGCTTTCATCATTTTCCTTGACAACAACTTGGTCGCCACCACGAACTTCAGCCATATTTAAATTTTGAAGTGCTGCTTGTCCTATTTGATGGTGATTCTCATTACCAAAAGCAATCCCCATACTTAAAGTCAAACCCAACTCCAATTTTTTTGCTTCTTCTCGGAACTTATCAATAACTGAGAATTTATTCTCAATCAATTTCTCTAGAACTGCATAATCTGTAAAGAAATAAAATCGATCCATTGTTCCACGGCGGTAATAAATACCGTACTCGTGGCAAAAATCTGAAACAAATTGAGCTAAGAATGAATTTACTTGGCTAATCTGTGAGTCGGTCACTGAATTTTCTAACTCATCATAGTTGTCAACAGAAATAATGCCAATAACCGGTCTGCTGCCAATTAAGCTATTTGTTGCTGTGTATTCTGTGGACGCATCAAAAAAATAGAACAATCCTTGATCAAAGTCAACATTTACAGTGTACCTTTTGCCTGAAAAATTTGCATAGGTCCGCTCTTCATCCAATCCCACATCAATGATTTCTCGGAGTTTTTTTTCATCAAACTCCCCATTTTCTTTTGCAAATATTAGTTCTGCAAATGGATTAAACCATTCAACCTGATTGCTGTCAGTTTTTACTTTAATAACACCGATTGGCATTTTATCTAACAGCTTCATTAATCCAGAATTTGCCTGAGTATTTAAATACTCAATCTGCTCCAACTCACTAAATTCATATGAATACTTCTGGTATACAAATAAAGATACGAGTAAGACGAGACTTAAGAAGAGTGCAAAAACCGTAACGATGCCCATTGGAAACATTCGATGGAGAACTGCAACCAAACCAAATAATATCACACCTATCATGACAAAATGAATTGTCGAAAAACGAAACTTTTTCATCATTAACCTCTGCCTGCCATTTTACCATAAAATGCAAGAAAATTCTAGTTTTGGTACCACCTGCTTAAAAGAAAAAGATAAGCACTAAAGGCTATCTTTCTTCTTATTTTTCGCAATAGAGCGACTGCGTCCTTCTAAATATACCATTAGGATGGAAATATCTGCGGGATTGACGCCTGAAATCCGACTTGCCTGTCCAATTGTTTCTGGGGAAATCAGCTTAAATTTTTGACGAGCCTCGGTTGCAATCGAATCAATATCATCCCAGTCTATATCTGCTGGAATTCGTTTTTCTTCCATGCGTTTCATCTTATCAACTTGATCCATGGCCTTAGCAATGTATCCCTCATACTTGACTTCCGTTTCAATCAACTCAATTGTTTTTGCATCTAAGTCCTCTGCCGCAGGGCCAATAAATGCAACAACATCAGCATACGTTACATCAGGTCGACGCATAAATTCCTTTGCAGTCAGTGCATCAGTTAAAGGTTTAAAGCCCATTGCAACAACTTTTTCATTGGTTTCTTTGATTGGCTTGAGTTTGATAGACTCTAAACGTTTCATTTCGTTATCAAATTGATTTTTGTGGATTTGGAAGACCTGCCAGCGTTCATCGTCTACCAGTCCAACCTGACGACCAATTTCTGTCAAGCGCATATCGGCATTATCATGACGCAAAATCAAGCGGTATTCAGCCCGACTGGTCAAGAGACGATAAGGCTCAACAGTACCCTTAGTCACTAGGTCATCAATCATGACCCCAATATAGCCATCGCTTCGTTTCAAAATCAATTCTGGTTTATCCTGTACCTTGAGGGCCGCATTAATACCAGCAATAATCCCTTGGCCTGCTGCCTCTTCGTAGCCTGATGTTCCGTTTGTTTGTCCTGCTGTAAAAAGCCCTGAAATCTTTTTGGTTTCCAATGTAGCGCGCAACTGATGAGGCATAACCATGTCATACTCAATTGCATAACCTGTTCGCATCATTTGAGCATTTTCCAATCCTTTGATTGAATGAACCAACTCTCTTTGAACATCCTCAGGTAAACTAGTCGACAACCCTTGGACATAAATTTCATCTGTGTGACGACCTTCTGGCTCTAAGAAAAGCTGGTGGCGTTCCTTGTCGGCAAAACGTACAATCTTGTCCTCGATAGATGGACAATAACGTGGACCAATCCCCTTGACAATACCTGAAAACATGGGTGCTCGGTGAAGATTACTGTTGATAATCTCATGGCTGGTCGCATTGGTATAGGTCAACCAACAAGGAATTTGGTCTTGTAAGTAATCCTCATCCTTTGACAAGAATGAAAAGTGGTTTGGTTTTTCATCACCTGGTTGAATTTCTGTCTCCTCGTAGTTTATAGTACGAGCATTCACACGTGGTGGTGTCCCTGTCTTGAAACGACCAATTTCAAGTCCCAATTCTTTCAGATTATCCGCCAGCGTGATAGAAGCTAGGCTATTGTTAGGACCTGACGAATACTTGAGATCTCCAATGATGATTTCACCACGTAGGGCAGTACCAGTCGTTACCACGACTGCTGTTGCTGAATATTTCTGATTAGTAGCAGTACGAACACCTACAACCTTACCATCTTCGACCAAAATCTCATCAATCATGGTTTGACGCAGGGTCAAATTTTCTTGACGCTCCACCGTCCGCTTCATTTCCGCTGCATATTCTGCTTTATCAGCCTGAGCCCGTAAAGCACGAACAGCTGGTCCCTTTCCGGTATTGAGCATTTTCATCTGAATATAGGTTTTGTCAATGTTTCGGCCCATTTCACCACCCAAGGCATCAATTTCCCTTACCACAATCCCCTTGGCAGAGCCACCAATAGATGGATTGCAGGGCATAAATGCCACCATATCCAAGTTAATCGTCGCAAGCAAGGTCTTACAACCCATCCGACTAGCTGCCAAGCCCGCTTCTACACCAGCATGCCCCGCTCCAATTACGATGACATCATAGTTTTCTGTAAATGTGTGTGTCATATTTATTTCTCCTTTACATTCATGATATGTTCGACTTGTCCATCCCAGTTTGGCAATTCTCGAGCCAGAAAAGCTGGTACAACATCTAGGTTTACAAGGCTGTCAATTTCAATCCATTCACAAGGTTGCTTCAACTTCGCTTCTATCATTTCATCAGGTAGTGTCCCTATAGGATCAACGATGAAATGGAACTCTATATTGTGAAAAGCTATGCCCCCGTGTATAAATTGATTTTCAACGACAAAAGCCAGTTGGTTGACACGACTGTCAACCCCTAATTCTTCTTTGACTTCTCGAACAACCGCATCTTGCGCAGTTTCGTTGACTGCAATCGCACCGCCGATGGTATAGTAACACCCCTTAGCGTCCTTGGTGAGAAATATTTTCCCATCTTTTATTATCAATGCAGAGGCACGGACACCGAAAATTTGATTGTCAACTCTGGTTCTGAAATCCATCTTCTCTCCCCAATCACAAAAAATAGCCAAAACTCTCGAAAATTGCAGGACAAAAAGCCTACAATTCCCATGAGCTTTGACCATCATGATAATTGTTACTCTTATTCTATCAAAAGATTTGTAGAATTTCAAATCTGGTGTTACGTTAACGTTTCAATATATTCTAAGCCCCAAGCCTCAACAGCATCCAGCACCGAACGAAATTTTTCACCCATTTCAGTCAAGCTGTACTCTACACGAGGGGGGACTTCTGCATAGACCGTGCGACTAATAATGCGATCCTCCTCCAATTGTCTAAGGTGCCTTGTTAACATGGTTTGAGTAATACCTGGAATTAGTCGCTGTAATTCATTGAAGCGTTTCGTTCCTGTACTGAGTTGGTAGATAATCACCAATCCCCACTTACCAGTCAAGACTTTTTGCGTTGTTGCAAAAGGACAAATACCATATTCACTAACTTTTTTCAAAAAACTTCTCCTTTATTTATCACAATAGTATCACTTTTGATACCAACAAATGCAAAAGTACCTACTTGCATAATTGACTACTTCCACTATAATTGTACTATATCAAAAAAATTGGAGGACATCAAATGTCAACAAACTTGGAAATTTTTAATGCCTATAACAATGCTCTCATCGCTGGTGATTTTGCAGCTCTTTTTGAAACTATGGCAGATGACATTATCTGGCATCAACCCGGAAATCATTCAACATCTGGTGCTAAAATTGGTAAAGAAGTACTCGGAGCACATCTAGCAACTTTCGCCGAAAAAACAAATGGAACTTTCAAAGTAGTGACAAACTGGGTGTCAGATAATGATACTCTTGTTGCCGCTAACGTAACATTCCTCGGTACTAGAACAGATGGTGAAGAACTAAACATGAATGGCATCGATCTTTTCCGTATGGAAGATGGCAAAATCAAGGAAGTTTGGCTCTTCTCAGCCGACCAAAAAGCCGAAGATGCTTTCTGGGGATAAGATAAAAAGCTCAGCACGAGAGTGCTAAGCTTTTATTTTTGATTAAATATACTGACAAGCCTCTCCGTCTTTATAGGCCATATCAATCATACCACCGCCAAGACATTCTTGTCCGTCATAGAAAACAACGGCTTGTCCTGGTGTGATGGCTCGTTGTGGCTCTGCAAAGATAACTTCTGCCTTGTCACCTTTTACCTTGACAGTTACTTGACTGTCTGGTTGACGATAGCGGAACTTAGCTGTGCATTCCAGCGTGAATTCTTCCGGCATATCACGTGTAAAGTGAACTTGACTAGCCTGTAAAGAAGTTGACATCAAGGACTCATGATAGAAACCTTGTCCGACATAGAGGATATTTTTCGACAGGTCTTTTCCGACAACAAACCAAGGCTCATTGTCTCCACCGATTTGTCCGCCGATACCAAGCCCGCCCCGCTGACCAATGGTATAGTACATGAGGCCTGTATGCTCTCCCATATCACGACCGTCAACGGTCATCATCCGACCGGGTTGGGCTGGCAAATACTGCCCTAAGAATTCTTTGAAGTTCTTTTCACCGATAAAACAGATACCTGTCGAGTCTTTTTTCTTAGCTGTCGCCAAACCTGCTCGCTCTGCTATTTCCCTTACCTGAGGCTTTTGTAAATGGCCGAGCGGAAACATGGTTTTCTGCAGTTGTTCCTGTGATAGTTGGCTAAGGAAGTAGGTCTGATCCTTGCCATTGTCTGCCCCGCGCAGCATATGAACGGTACCGTCTTCATCACGTGTTACTTGAGCATAGTGCCCCGTCGCTACATAATCTGCTCCCAAATTCATGGCGTAATCCAAGAAAGCTTTAAACTTAATCTCCTTGTTACACATGACATCTGGATTGGGTGTACGACCTGCACGATATTCTGCAAGGAAATATTCAAACACACGGTCCCAATACTCTTTTTCAAAGTTGACAGAGTAATAAGGAATGCCGATTTGGTCTGCCACCGCAGCCACATCTTTGTAATCTTCTGTTGCTGTACAGAAGCCATTTTCGTCCGTGTCGTCCCAGTTTTTCATGAAGATGCCGATGACATCGTAGCCCTGCTCCTTGAGCAAGAGAGCCGTAACCGATGAATCCACACCACCACTCATACCGACAACAACACGGGTTTTAGAATTGTCTATTGACATAATCTTCTCCCATCAATTGTGATACTCAGACTCAATCCGAGTTCAATTTCAACTTAGACTTGAAGGGTCTAGTTTTATCCAAAACGATTGAAGGTCGATTTGAACAATTTGTATTATATCATATAAGATGGGACATAGATAGAATTTTGATATAAAAGCCCATGCATCTAAGCATATTCTCGTAAATGAATTTTTGATATAATAGAACCAAGAAAAACGTGAGGATTACTATGTCAAATTTAAAATTTCAATCGGTCTTTGATATTATTGGACCAGTCATGATTGGACCTTCTTCCAGTCACACAGCTGGGGCGGTCCGTATCGGCAAGATTGTCTCATCTATCTTTGGAGAGCAACCCACCGAAGTTGAATTCCAACTCTACAACTCCTTCGCTAAAACATACCGAGGGCATGGTACTGACGTAGCCTTGGTCGCAGGTATTTTAGGTATGGATACAGATGATCCACGGATTCCTGACTCTTTAGATATTGCGAGGGAACGTGGTATCAAAGTTTACTGGCGTGTCAACAAAGAGAGTAATACACCCCATCCCAATACAACGCGAATCATAATAAAAAATGAGAAAAAATCTATTTCTGCAACAGGTGTATCCATTGGAGGAGGAAATATTCAGGTAACGGAACTAAATGGATTTTCTGTCAATCTGAATATGAACACCCCAACTATCATTATCGTTCATCAAGATGTCCCAGGCATGATTGCTAAAGTTACTGATATTTTATCTAAATACAATATTAATATTGCTCAAATGAATGTCACCCGTGAAAAAGCAGGGGAAAAAGCCATCATGATTATTGAGGTAGACTCCCGCCAGTGTGAACATGCTATCCCAGAAATTGAAAAAATCCCGCACTTGCACAATATTACCTTCTTTAACTAGAAAGAGAGAGCCATGTTTTATACAATTGAAGAATTGGTTTCACAGGCAGAACAGTTTTCTGGTAGCGTCTCAGAACTAATGATTGCTACTGAAATGGAGCTAACTGGGCGGAACCGAGATGAAATATTGACAATTATGTCAAGAAACTTGACAGTAATGAAAAATTCCATTATTGATGGCCTCTCCGAAAGTAAATCTGTTTCAGGATTGACAGGTGGGGACGCAGCAAAACTTGACGCATATATAAAAAGTGGAATGACACTGTCCGACACCTCCATACTGTCAGTAGCTAGAAATGCCATGGCTGTCAATGAACTAAACGCTAAGATGGGTCTTGTTTGTGCCACTCCGACTGCTGGATCCGCTGGATGTTTACCAGCTGTTTTAGGAGTTGCCATTGACAAGTTGAAGTTGACAGAAGAGCAACAACTTGACTTTCTCTTTACGGCTGGTGCCTTTGGTCTTGTCATTGCCAACAATGCTTCTATTTCTGGAGCAGAGGGTGGGTGTCAAGCTGAAGTTGGTTCAGCTTCTGCTATGTCTGCTGCCGCACTAACACTAGCTGCGGGCGGGACAGCGTATCAAGCTAGTCAAGCTATCTGCTTTGTTATCAAAAATATGCTTGGTCTCATCTGTGATCCTGTCGCTGGCCTAGTAGAAGTGCCTTGTGTCAAGAGAAACGCGATGGGCGCTAGCTATGCTATGGTAGCTGCTGATATGGCATTAGCTGGGATTGAATCAAAGATTCCTGCTGATGAGGTAATAAATGCTATGTATCAAGTAGGTGCTGCTTTACCAACAGCCTTTCGTGAAACAGCCGAAGGCGGGCTTGCTGCTACACCGACTGGTCGCCGACTAGCACA
Protein-coding regions in this window:
- a CDS encoding winged helix-turn-helix transcriptional regulator; translated protein: MKKVSEYGICPFATTQKVLTGKWGLVIIYQLSTGTKRFNELQRLIPGITQTMLTRHLRQLEEDRIISRTVYAEVPPRVEYSLTEMGEKFRSVLDAVEAWGLEYIETLT
- a CDS encoding DHH family phosphoesterase, yielding MKKFRFSTIHFVMIGVILFGLVAVLHRMFPMGIVTVFALFLSLVLLVSLFVYQKYSYEFSELEQIEYLNTQANSGLMKLLDKMPIGVIKVKTDSNQVEWFNPFAELIFAKENGEFDEKKLREIIDVGLDEERTYANFSGKRYTVNVDFDQGLFYFFDASTEYTATNSLIGSRPVIGIISVDNYDELENSVTDSQISQVNSFLAQFVSDFCHEYGIYYRRGTMDRFYFFTDYAVLEKLIENKFSVIDKFREEAKKLELGLTLSMGIAFGNENHHQIGQAALQNLNMAEVRGGDQVVVKENDESKQPLFFGGGSASSVKRTRTRTRAMMTAVSDKLKSVDAVFVVGHRNLDMDALGSAVGMQYFAQNIMNNAYTVYNPDEMAPDIERAVKKLSEENCSNLFTIDEALKLVTYESLLIMVDHSKIGLTLSQKLFEKFNQVVVVDHHRRDTDFPDNAILTYIESGASSASELVTELIQFQNDKHHKLNRLQSSLLMAGIMLDTKNFTSRVTSRTFDVASYLRTRGSDSLEIQQISATDFEEYRQINELILRGQKVEPHVVIVCADETKDYDNIIPSKAANTILDMAGIEAVFVLTKNIKGYVAISARSHSKVNVQRIMEEMGGGGHFNLAAAQVYDQTIEEVCETLTTIVREEIKDS
- the mnmA gene encoding tRNA 2-thiouridine(34) synthase MnmA; translated protein: MSIDNSKTRVVVGMSGGVDSSVTALLLKEQGYDVIGIFMKNWDDTDENGFCTATEDYKDVAAVADQIGIPYYSVNFEKEYWDRVFEYFLAEYRAGRTPNPDVMCNKEIKFKAFLDYAMNLGADYVATGHYAQVTRDEDGTVHMLRGADNGKDQTYFLSQLSQEQLQKTMFPLGHLQKPQVREIAERAGLATAKKKDSTGICFIGEKNFKEFLGQYLPAQPGRMMTVDGRDMGEHTGLMYYTIGQRGGLGIGGQIGGDNEPWFVVGKDLSKNILYVGQGFYHESLMSTSLQASQVHFTRDMPEEFTLECTAKFRYRQPDSQVTVKVKGDKAEVIFAEPQRAITPGQAVVFYDGQECLGGGMIDMAYKDGEACQYI
- the mnmG gene encoding tRNA uridine-5-carboxymethylaminomethyl(34) synthesis enzyme MnmG, whose product is MTHTFTENYDVIVIGAGHAGVEAGLAASRMGCKTLLATINLDMVAFMPCNPSIGGSAKGIVVREIDALGGEMGRNIDKTYIQMKMLNTGKGPAVRALRAQADKAEYAAEMKRTVERQENLTLRQTMIDEILVEDGKVVGVRTATNQKYSATAVVVTTGTALRGEIIIGDLKYSSGPNNSLASITLADNLKELGLEIGRFKTGTPPRVNARTINYEETEIQPGDEKPNHFSFLSKDEDYLQDQIPCWLTYTNATSHEIINSNLHRAPMFSGIVKGIGPRYCPSIEDKIVRFADKERHQLFLEPEGRHTDEIYVQGLSTSLPEDVQRELVHSIKGLENAQMMRTGYAIEYDMVMPHQLRATLETKKISGLFTAGQTNGTSGYEEAAGQGIIAGINAALKVQDKPELILKRSDGYIGVMIDDLVTKGTVEPYRLLTSRAEYRLILRHDNADMRLTEIGRQVGLVDDERWQVFQIHKNQFDNEMKRLESIKLKPIKETNEKVVAMGFKPLTDALTAKEFMRRPDVTYADVVAFIGPAAEDLDAKTIELIETEVKYEGYIAKAMDQVDKMKRMEEKRIPADIDWDDIDSIATEARQKFKLISPETIGQASRISGVNPADISILMVYLEGRSRSIAKNKKKDSL
- a CDS encoding nuclear transport factor 2 family protein; this encodes MSTNLEIFNAYNNALIAGDFAALFETMADDIIWHQPGNHSTSGAKIGKEVLGAHLATFAEKTNGTFKVVTNWVSDNDTLVAANVTFLGTRTDGEELNMNGIDLFRMEDGKIKEVWLFSADQKAEDAFWG
- a CDS encoding NUDIX hydrolase; this translates as MDFRTRVDNQIFGVRASALIIKDGKIFLTKDAKGCYYTIGGAIAVNETAQDAVVREVKEELGVDSRVNQLAFVVENQFIHGGIAFHNIEFHFIVDPIGTLPDEMIEAKLKQPCEWIEIDSLVNLDVVPAFLARELPNWDGQVEHIMNVKEK
- the sdaAB gene encoding L-serine ammonia-lyase, iron-sulfur-dependent subunit beta, encoding MSNLKFQSVFDIIGPVMIGPSSSHTAGAVRIGKIVSSIFGEQPTEVEFQLYNSFAKTYRGHGTDVALVAGILGMDTDDPRIPDSLDIARERGIKVYWRVNKESNTPHPNTTRIIIKNEKKSISATGVSIGGGNIQVTELNGFSVNLNMNTPTIIIVHQDVPGMIAKVTDILSKYNINIAQMNVTREKAGEKAIMIIEVDSRQCEHAIPEIEKIPHLHNITFFN
- the sdaAA gene encoding L-serine ammonia-lyase, iron-sulfur-dependent, subunit alpha — encoded protein: MFYTIEELVSQAEQFSGSVSELMIATEMELTGRNRDEILTIMSRNLTVMKNSIIDGLSESKSVSGLTGGDAAKLDAYIKSGMTLSDTSILSVARNAMAVNELNAKMGLVCATPTAGSAGCLPAVLGVAIDKLKLTEEQQLDFLFTAGAFGLVIANNASISGAEGGCQAEVGSASAMSAAALTLAAGGTAYQASQAICFVIKNMLGLICDPVAGLVEVPCVKRNAMGASYAMVAADMALAGIESKIPADEVINAMYQVGAALPTAFRETAEGGLAATPTGRRLAQEIFGEG